The genome window CGGGGCCTGGAAACCTTGCTCTCCAATAGTACAATCTCTAGGCTCCGGAGCAGTTCCCCACTTGGCCCCAGAACTCCCCTGACGCCCGTTGGTCCCATGTGGGAAGAGGATGGCGTCGGATAGGGTGAGTTGGACGTCCAGAGCCGGCAAACTTACCCCAGCCGCCATGGTGATTCCgcagagaaagggggtggggctcTCAGTGCTGCCGCAAAGTAAGCCGCCTGGGagagaaacggggggggggggggggggggggagccgtgGAGAAACAGCAGCCGGAAAGTGAGGACGGCATAGAAGGCGCACGCACGACAGCTCAGTAGACCACGGCGGCGGAATTGGAAAAGGGGTGGGGCCTGCTGGTCTTcgcgtaaaaaaaaaaaaaaaaaaaaaaaaaaaagcttgcgcCTGCGCGGTGGGGCACCTGGCTAGCCCGTCCTCAGATATGGCCAATCGGAGTCCTTATGTGGAGGGAAAAAACGCGGAGTAGGACCTGTGGGAACTAACTGGACAGCTGCCCATTGACGGCTACGTGGCACTGCTGCCAGTCTTTTGCCTTGCCAGGTTCTGCGGACCTCCCCCTCCGACCCGCGTataactgaggcccagggacgAGCGACTTGATGGGAGGTCCTGCCAAGCCCCTGACATCATGTTTGTGCGATAGAAGAGCGGAAACTGCGTGGAAGTGGCAGTGTGCCGAGTTCCTTGTGAccgctctgggttttttttaaaggatgtctAATCGGAGCCCAGTCTGAAACCCCTTGTTAAACTGAGGTTTTCTGCCTTGTGGCTTCGAGATGTTCCTATGAGAAGGGCACTAGTCCGCAGGCCTGCAACAGAGGGTCTTAAGAACAGCCCTTTCTCTTCATCTGTCACCTTGAAGGGGCTGACGAACTGAAAGGTTGCCCTTTACCCATTATCAGGTCTGAAAACCTTTTTAGAACAGGATGAATTCAAAGTCAGAGAATGTATGAAAAACCCTGAACCCAAGTTTCAGGCCCAGTCGCCATTCATAAGTCTGCAAGGTAAAAGTGGAGGCAAACGTGTTTTCTCTCACAGGTACTGCCTGGTACCCCCACGCAGCACTCCATCATCCTAGAACTCTACTAGAGTGGGCTGCAGGCGCCAGACACAAACGGTCTTAGCCACTCCTTGCATATTGTGATAAATGGTAAGAGAAACAGGCTGAGATCTATTTCTGGATGGCCAGAGAAGGCACCTGAGGCGGCTGTATTAAGGTCTGGGGAGGGGAAGTTCTGGGTGGAAGGAGGACTGTCACCAGGTGGAAATGAGAGGAAACTATAGTGTTTATTAAACTAGCAGCTTTATTGCCCTTTAGGGTTCCTGTCTTCACTTAAGGAGATTTCGAAGCGCTTGAGGGAGGAAAACCTGTAAGAAATGATGGAGATCAGGGAACAGGCCTTCGGAATCCTGGAGTGGGGTCACAGTGAGAGTCTGGTTGGCCTGGGAGGCAGATGCCACAAAGGTCAGGAGTGGCTCAGCCTCTGGCCTCTGTTCAGCACTGCTCAATGCTCTCAGTTCCTGGGTCACCCGAGCCTCCGTCGCCAACCACTCCACTCCTGTGCCagcaccacctccaccaccttccTTGGTTTGCTGCTGCAAGCGTCTCCGGGCACGCCGCCGCCCCTGCCACACTCGGTGCCGCAAAGCACAGCGCCAGCTCACTGATGAGGGTGACGTCCCCTTCCCTGGCTCAACGTGGGGCCCTTCTTGGGCTGCCTGAGGTCCTTTGGAGCCCAGCTCCGCCAGAACCACATGGCCTGACTGCTCCTCCTCTCCAATGGCCAGATGCTTTGCAGTCATCTGGGGAGGCTCCCCTGGCTGCCCAGGGCTCCACATGGCCCAGTCCTGCACTGTCTCTCCTACCTCTATAACCATTTCTTCCACCCCATCTTCACCACGGTCCCCTGCACATCcctgctgctcctgctcctcctcttcaggGCTCTTACTCTGTCCATCTAGTTTCAATCTTTTGCATGACCCTCCGCAGGGAGAATCCCCAGTTCCACTTCCCTCTGACCGCAGTCTCTTGGTACCCTGTTCTATATGGCACCCCAATGCTTCCCTTAACACCTGGGCCAGAGCAGCAGTGAGCTGGGCGAAGGGAGCGGGCGGTAAGGGGATGGGTGTTGCAGACAGCAGGGAGCTAGGGGAGctgggctgcagaaggggaatgAGCCCCCAGTCCCGACCCCGGGAGGAACGCTGCTGGTACTGGAGGCTTCGGCAGTAATTGGCTGCTGCTCGGCAGCAGTTCTGTAGCCGCCCAGCTACCCGACTGGTGACGTTGGCTGCCACATTGTGACTCAGGTCGAAGGGGTCCTGGAGGTTCATGGGGCCGAGACGCAGACCCTCCCAGAGATGAGAAGGCAGGTCCCCAGACACAGGCAGTGACTGGCCCTCCCTCAAGGATAGCAGTGAGCCGCGAAGATCCCAGCCAGAGACGCAGGAGAAGAACTGGGCTAGCAGGGaacctggaggaggaggaaaaggggctACTTAGAGCTCAGAACTGAGGCCCtgaaccagagccattctcttAGCAggactttccttttcccttccaaGGGGCTCAGAACAAGTGCCAGAAGCCAGGTCTCTCTGATCCCTGTAAACAAGAAGCCAGGCCCCATGTGCCCCTGGCAACGTCCTCCCCCAGTGCTATGCCTTCCCCTTGCTAACAGTGTAACCCTGGGCAGGCCACTGCATACCCCAAGGCATGGTTTCTCCATCTGCGAAATGACAATAACAACACTAGCTGTCCCCCAAGGCTGCTGTTAGAACCATGCCCAGCACATAGTACCCATGAGATATATGTTACCTACTGCTATGATAAACATCTTTTATTAATCCCCAAACTCACTCAAAGGCTCCTTATTGGTGCTAGGCTCCAGTCTTGAGGCATCCCTGGGGAAACTACAGTCCCAGCCATCTACCTCTACCTGCTCGCCCTCACCTGTGAAAGTGAAAAGGTGAGGGTCAGCCTGGAAGCTGGAGGTTGGCGGCAGGGAGGGTGAAGGGTAGAAATAGGGGCGATAGCTAAGATTGCAGTCCCAGGGGAGCTTGGTGTGTCTATACCAGATAAAGGGGAAATGAAGCTAATGAAATAGAGAGGGTAAAGGCCGGGCTACTGTACCTGCTTTCTGGGTGAGCTGGGACACAGTGGGCAATACAGGAGGGTCCCTGGTCTGAAGGAAATAGATCACGAGCAAGGTCAGGGCGTAGTTATTGAGAAGGGGGCCACTCCCTGggtaaataataaattgttaaattagaagggcttctgcctgaccaggcggtgttgcagtggatagagcgtcacactgggatgtggaggacccaggttcaagaccccgaggtcgccagcttgagcgcgggctaatctggtttgagcaaaataaaaagttcaccagcttggacccaaggttgctggcttgagcaaggggttactcagtctgctgtagccccccgatcaaggcacatatgagaaagcaatcaatgaacaactaaagtgccacaacgaaaaaactgatgattgacgcttctcatctctctccgttcctatctgtctgtctctatctatccctctgtctctgtaaaaaaaagtgcTTCTGATCCCCTCCTGGTGGTTTTTCTCAACGCTGGTATAGTacctgcctctcttctcctttgcCCCAACACCAGCTCAGCCCAGGTCTGTCCTGACTCTCACCTGACAGTCCTCGACCCTGAGCCCAGCAGCGAAGGGTGTACACAAGGGGCCGCACTCGCCCATCCAGCTCAGAGCAGAGACTCAGGAAGCGGGAGTTATGGAGGGCAAGCCtgggacaaagaaaagaaaaggatgttGGCTCAGGAACCCTTTGGAGACCTATCACCCCCACACTTGTGTAAGGGAAGCCAGGAATAAAGCCAAGAGAGGCTTTCCAAAGTATTCGCTGACATACTGGCTTCGTGAGAGGGTATACAAAGAACACTGCATCCTATACACCCATCTCAGATGTTCACGGAGTGTGTCATTATAAGACTGCTCAGAACCTTTAGTATGcaaagaaacagacaggaagggaggaagaaaaggaggaaagaataaagagggaaggaggaagagagaaagaggaagtagaggagagggagggaaggcagaCACCTGTTTACGTTTAACTTAGCACTTCCCAAACTTATTCAACCATGAAACTCTTTTTAAATCCCTGAAAAATTATATTCCAACGAACACCGAAATGAAAACCAAACAGGATATGGGTGGCAGACAGAACGGGACCAAGCGAAGTAACCTTGAGGCTCAGCACGTACAGGAGCTCCCCACACCAGGGCTCCCGCCTCAGCCACCCCAGAATGCTCAGCTGGCCTTCCCCAACCACCCCCCTAAACAAAGGTACCGGTTACTGAGGGAGACGTCACCATGGAGACCTGAAGGCCGATGGCAGAACTTGACCACAGGGCGACGGGCAGAGGGCACAGTTTGGACTCGGTACACTCCAGGGACACAGCCCCGAAGAATGGATCCCACCAACTCAAGCATGGCTCCCTGCTCTGTTTTCTCCCCCTTCAGTGCCTCTGCCAGTTCCAAAGCCTTCCCCAGGTTCCCCTCTCCCTGGTCCTCCTGCAgcggggaggctggaggcagagactggggaGAGGCCAGGGTCTCAGAGGCCAAAGCCGAGTCCGGAGTCCGGGGTgccagggaggaggaagagatttcAAAGTCCAGGGCTTCCAAGTCTTGGGGAGAGGCTGGAGGCTGCGAGTCTGGAGGGGAAGCTGGGGTGACAGCCAGGGCTTGAGGATCCAGTGGGGACGCAAGAGCTGAATCCAAGGATGGGGACTCTGGAGTCTTTGGGACTGGCTGCGGATGAAAGTGAACTGATTGAATTCCTCTCCCGCTGTCCCCTAACCAGGGAATATTCCAGTCCCCAAGACATGCCTATGGCTTactgcttattatgtgccagacccTATTCCAAAGCCTTTATATAAATTACTCCTTTAATTctcataatactttttaaaaattaaaaataaccatttaaaaaaatttattttagcctgaccaggcagtggcacagtggatagagtgtcagactgggacacagaggacccaggttcaaaacctcgaggtcaccagcttgagtgtgagctcatcagcttgagcacaggctcaccagcttgagcgcaaggttgctggcttgagcatgagatcatagacatataacctcctggtcactggcttgagctcaaaagggtcactggcttgaagcccaaggtcactggcttgagcccaaggttactggcttgagcaaggggtcactaactctgctatagccctggggtcaaggcacatatgagaaagcaatcaataaactaaggtgccacaatgaagaattgatgcttctcctctctctcccttcctgtctgtctatccctctatcacaaaaaataaaaataaaataaaataataacccacccctggccagatagttcagttggttagagagttatCCCAAAGTGCAGCGGTTGCCAATTtgttccccggtcagggcacatataggaacagattgatgttcctgtctctcccttctctctaaatcaataaaataaacattaaaataataataataacctggcCCTagctgagtggctcagtggataaagcgtcatcccagtccactgaggtcacaggttcgattcccaatcaagacacatacaagaaccaaccattggcctgaccaggcggtggcgcagtggatagagcgtcggactgggatgccgagaacccaggttcgagactccaaggttgccagcttgagtgcgggctcatctggtttgagcaaaataaaaagttcaccagcttggacccaaggtcgctggctcaagcaaggggttactcggtctgttgaaggcccacggtcaaggcacatatgagaaagcaatcaatgaacaactaatgtgttgcaacacgcaacaaaaaactaatgattgatgcttctcatctctccgttcctgtctgtctgtccctgtctatccctctctctgactctctctctgtctctgtaaaaaaaaaaagaccaaccaTTGAAtacacagatcagtggaacaacaaattaatgtttctctctctctctttcttctctctctaaaaccaatcaataaaaataataattttgcaaAAGCAGAATGTATATAttagatgttaaaaaatatagataAGCAGAAAACATaactgcctgacctatggtggtgtagtggataaagcgtcaacctagaacgctgaggtcaccagttcaaaaccccaggcttgcctggtcaaggcacatatgggagttgatgcttcctgctccccccttctctctctcgctctctctaaaataagtgaataaaatctttaaaataaaaataaaaccataaccCCAAAATTACCTTATTGTATGCCctattacattttttgttttaattaagtgagagacagggaggcaaagacagactcctgcatgcgccctgaccaggatctacccagcaagcccactactgggcaatgctctgcctatctgggggccgctgctcagcaacagagctattttagtgcctgaggcgagtc of Saccopteryx bilineata isolate mSacBil1 chromosome 1, mSacBil1_pri_phased_curated, whole genome shotgun sequence contains these proteins:
- the TUT1 gene encoding speckle targeted PIP5K1A-regulated poly(A) polymerase isoform X4, whose protein sequence is MSSRCLVGLSAAASATSLQPTRFKSGKFHHFTPSFSVSEVCTTKISLFYSLFNCRLLDISFVPVLSCALRWERGFRNEGAHHLELETISVGSCGITEKVVIKSGKLYSEGPSLNAHLGGRKHRHLVELRAARKAQGLRSVFVSGFPRNVDSTQLSEYFQTFGPVASVVMDKDKPVPKTPESPSLDSALASPLDPQALAVTPASPPDSQPPASPQDLEALDFEISSSSLAPRTPDSALASETLASPQSLPPASPLQEDQGEGNLGKALELAEALKGEKTEQGAMLELVGSILRGCVPGVYRVQTVPSARRPVVKFCHRPSGLHGDVSLSNRLALHNSRFLSLCSELDGRVRPLVYTLRCWAQGRGLSGSGPLLNNYALTLLVIYFLQTRDPPVLPTVSQLTQKAGEGEQVEVDGWDCSFPRDASRLEPSTNKEPLSSLLAQFFSCVSGWDLRGSLLSLREGQSLPVSGDLPSHLWEGLRLGPMNLQDPFDLSHNVAANVTSRVAGRLQNCCRAAANYCRSLQYQQRSSRGRDWGLIPLLQPSSPSSLLSATPIPLPPAPFAQLTAALAQVLREALGCHIEQGTKRLRSEGSGTGDSPCGGSCKRLKLDGQSKSPEEEEQEQQGCAGDRGEDGVEEMVIEVGETVQDWAMWSPGQPGEPPQMTAKHLAIGEEEQSGHVVLAELGSKGPQAAQEGPHVEPGKGTSPSSVSWRCALRHRVWQGRRRARRRLQQQTKEGGGGGAGTGVEWLATEARVTQELRALSSAEQRPEAEPLLTFVASASQANQTLTVTPLQDSEGLFPDLHHFLQVFLPQALRNLLK
- the TUT1 gene encoding speckle targeted PIP5K1A-regulated poly(A) polymerase isoform X3; amino-acid sequence: MAAVDSDVESLPRGAFRCCLCHVTTANRPSLNAHLGGRKHRHLVELRAARKAQGLRSVFVSGFPRNVDSTQLSEYFQTFGPVASVVMDKDKGVFAIVEMGDVGARETVLSQPQHSLAGRRLRVRPREQKEFQSPASKSPKGAASDECHQLITALAEAPDVGTQMVKLVGLRELSQAERQLRSLVVALIQEVFTEFFPGCVVHPFGSSINSFDVHGCDLDLFLDLGDLEELPPVPKTPESPSLDSALASPLDPQALAVTPASPPDSQPPASPQDLEALDFEISSSSLAPRTPDSALASETLASPQSLPPASPLQEDQGEGNLGKALELAEALKGEKTEQGAMLELVGSILRGCVPGVYRVQTVPSARRPVVKFCHRPSGLHGDVSLSNRLALHNSRFLSLCSELDGRVRPLVYTLRCWAQGRGLSGSGPLLNNYALTLLVIYFLQTRDPPVLPTVSQLTQKAGEGEQVEVDGWDCSFPRDASRLEPSTNKEPLSSLLAQFFSCVSGWDLRGSLLSLREGQSLPVSGDLPSHLWEGLRLGPMNLQDPFDLSHNVAANVTSRVAGRLQNCCRAAANYCRSLQYQQRSSRGRDWGLIPLLQPSSPSSLLSATPIPLPPAPFAQLTAALAQVLREALGCHIEQGTKRLRSEGSGTGDSPCGGSCKRLKLDGQSKSPEEEEQEQQGCAGDRGEDGVEEMVIEVGETVQDWAMWSPGQPGEPPQMTAKHLAIGEEEQSGHVVLAELGSKGPQAAQEGPHVEPGKGTSPSSVSWRCALRHRVWQGRRRARRRLQQQTKEGGGGGAGTGVEWLATEARVTQELRALSSAEQRPEAEPLLTFVASASQANQTLTVTPLQDSEGLFPDLHHFLQVFLPQALRNLLK
- the TUT1 gene encoding speckle targeted PIP5K1A-regulated poly(A) polymerase isoform X1, which produces MSSRCLVGLSAAASATSLQPTRFKSGKFHHFTPSFSVSEVCTTKISLFYSLFNCRLLDISFVPVLSCALRWERGFRNEGAHHLELETISVGSCGITEKVVIKSGKLYSEGPSLNAHLGGRKHRHLVELRAARKAQGLRSVFVSGFPRNVDSTQLSEYFQTFGPVASVVMDKDKGVFAIVEMGDVGARETVLSQPQHSLAGRRLRVRPREQKEFQSPASKSPKGAASDECHQLITALAEAPDVGTQMVKLVGLRELSQAERQLRSLVVALIQEVFTEFFPGCVVHPFGSSINSFDVHGCDLDLFLDLGDLEELPPVPKTPESPSLDSALASPLDPQALAVTPASPPDSQPPASPQDLEALDFEISSSSLAPRTPDSALASETLASPQSLPPASPLQEDQGEGNLGKALELAEALKGEKTEQGAMLELVGSILRGCVPGVYRVQTVPSARRPVVKFCHRPSGLHGDVSLSNRLALHNSRFLSLCSELDGRVRPLVYTLRCWAQGRGLSGSGPLLNNYALTLLVIYFLQTRDPPVLPTVSQLTQKAGEGEQVEVDGWDCSFPRDASRLEPSTNKEPLSSLLAQFFSCVSGWDLRGSLLSLREGQSLPVSGDLPSHLWEGLRLGPMNLQDPFDLSHNVAANVTSRVAGRLQNCCRAAANYCRSLQYQQRSSRGRDWGLIPLLQPSSPSSLLSATPIPLPPAPFAQLTAALAQVLREALGCHIEQGTKRLRSEGSGTGDSPCGGSCKRLKLDGQSKSPEEEEQEQQGCAGDRGEDGVEEMVIEVGETVQDWAMWSPGQPGEPPQMTAKHLAIGEEEQSGHVVLAELGSKGPQAAQEGPHVEPGKGTSPSSVSWRCALRHRVWQGRRRARRRLQQQTKEGGGGGAGTGVEWLATEARVTQELRALSSAEQRPEAEPLLTFVASASQANQTLTVTPLQDSEGLFPDLHHFLQVFLPQALRNLLK
- the TUT1 gene encoding speckle targeted PIP5K1A-regulated poly(A) polymerase isoform X2 encodes the protein MAAVDSDVESLPRGAFRCCLCHVTTANRKRWLVRRGPSLNAHLGGRKHRHLVELRAARKAQGLRSVFVSGFPRNVDSTQLSEYFQTFGPVASVVMDKDKGVFAIVEMGDVGARETVLSQPQHSLAGRRLRVRPREQKEFQSPASKSPKGAASDECHQLITALAEAPDVGTQMVKLVGLRELSQAERQLRSLVVALIQEVFTEFFPGCVVHPFGSSINSFDVHGCDLDLFLDLGDLEELPPVPKTPESPSLDSALASPLDPQALAVTPASPPDSQPPASPQDLEALDFEISSSSLAPRTPDSALASETLASPQSLPPASPLQEDQGEGNLGKALELAEALKGEKTEQGAMLELVGSILRGCVPGVYRVQTVPSARRPVVKFCHRPSGLHGDVSLSNRLALHNSRFLSLCSELDGRVRPLVYTLRCWAQGRGLSGSGPLLNNYALTLLVIYFLQTRDPPVLPTVSQLTQKAGEGEQVEVDGWDCSFPRDASRLEPSTNKEPLSSLLAQFFSCVSGWDLRGSLLSLREGQSLPVSGDLPSHLWEGLRLGPMNLQDPFDLSHNVAANVTSRVAGRLQNCCRAAANYCRSLQYQQRSSRGRDWGLIPLLQPSSPSSLLSATPIPLPPAPFAQLTAALAQVLREALGCHIEQGTKRLRSEGSGTGDSPCGGSCKRLKLDGQSKSPEEEEQEQQGCAGDRGEDGVEEMVIEVGETVQDWAMWSPGQPGEPPQMTAKHLAIGEEEQSGHVVLAELGSKGPQAAQEGPHVEPGKGTSPSSVSWRCALRHRVWQGRRRARRRLQQQTKEGGGGGAGTGVEWLATEARVTQELRALSSAEQRPEAEPLLTFVASASQANQTLTVTPLQDSEGLFPDLHHFLQVFLPQALRNLLK